DNA sequence from the Staphylococcus epidermidis genome:
TAGATACTTTGTAGAGGTTGCACGTCGAGAGCATATTTCAGATGCGGCATTAGAACTAAACATTGCACAGTCTGCGATTAGTCGTCAAATCACTCAACTCGAAAAAGAATTGGGGGTGACATTATTTAAAAGAAGTGGGAGAAATATCATATTAACTGTTGAAGGTAGACAGTTACTCTCACAGGCAACTCAAATACTAGAATTAATGGATAAAACCATTCACTCATTTCAACAACACGTATCACATAACCAACAGACAATTTATATTGGATATGAAGAAAGTGATGCCTCTCAAATGATTCTTCCCCTAATTCAAACATTTGAACAACAAAGTAACAGTACCATGATTCCGCAACTTACAAAACATGATAAATTATTAGATCAAATCCTTTCCAATCAATTGGATCTTGCAATCACTGAATTTACTCCTGTGTTAGAACGGGAAACACATTTACGCGTCATGCCTTTATTTGAAGAAAATTATTATATGTATGTGCCCAAATCACATCCACTAGCTATGACTGTACATCCCCCGCTATCTCAATTTACAAATCAATCACTATACTGTCTCGAACCAATGACAAGCTCAATAAAAAGTAAATTGATTGAAAAGACTAAGGCACAAGTACGAATGATTTCAGATATGAAACTCGCTCAACATATTTTGAGTCATAATAAGGGATTTATTATTTCTAGTCAAAATTCTTTACTATATGATCACGTAAATTGGACTAAAATCCCTTTAAATCATACAGAATTAAAACGAATGCTATGTGTAGTTATGCGAAAAGATAACAAGAAAAACGACATTAATATAGCATGGAATTTAATTTGCACATTATTAAATAAATCGACTATATATTAACCATTCATCTTATCTTTGCAAAACTTTATCACTCTTCAACATAAACATTTCATTGATAACTTTTTGAGTTCAATCATAAAAGGTCGTATAATCACTATATCAATATGATTATCAAGTTGAGAATTGAGGTTTTAAGATGCAATCCAAGAATTTTTTTAAAACACCTTTTACTTGGATGATGATAATCTTTAGTTGCCTGTTTTTAGGTACGTTAATATTCACGTTTTTTAACGATAGATTTTATAATATGCCTATAGGACAAATCACTCAAATTACTGATATCCAATCACAAAAGGTAACAGACGAGCACAAAAATAAAGATATTAAGTACAAAGAGAAGATAACATTCAAGATTCTAAATGGTGAATTCAAGGGGCAAACAACGACGATTCCCCACCAATATGTGAAATCTCAAGCTGATTCAGAATCATTTTCCAAAAATGACAAGGTTCTTTTACATATTTCTAAAAATCCTAAAGACGCAACTATTATAGAGAAAAAACGAGATACTATTGTTGTCATAATAACCGGCTTATTTTTACTTACTGTTTTAGTTGTTGGAAAAAAAGTAGGACTTCAATCTATATTATCTCTTATCGTTAATACCATTGCCGTTATGGGAGCTATTTTAATACATGATCAATATGGGGCTATAAGTTTATTCTTTTTGATGACTTGTGCTATTATCATTTCCACTTCTTTCACTTTACTACTTGTAACAGGTTGGCATAGCCGAACCTTAATTACTATTGTAAGTACGCTGATTGGTACGTTCTTATGTGTTGGAATTACCGAAGTCATCATCAAATTTACCGGGGGAAATGGAATAAAATACGAAACAATCACTTTCCTTACTCTCCCTCCTAAGGATGTCTTTCTAGCTTCCGTACTAATAGGTACACTTGGAGCAGTGATGGATGTTTCTATTACTATTGCAAGTGGGATGTACGAAATTTTAAAACGTAGCCCTCAAATTTCCATGAAACGTTGGGCTCTTGCCGGAAGACATATCGGTCAGGATATAATGGGAACAATGACTAATATACTTCTCTTTTCATATCTATCTGGTAGCTTACCTATGTTTCTAATTTATTTAAAAAATGCTAACACTATTACTTATACTATTTCGATGAATTGGTCATTAGAAGTTGCTCGAGCATTAACTGGTGGGATAGGTATCGTTTTAACTATTCCTATAACAATTGCTTTAATGGAACTATGGTTTAAACTGCGAGGTGTTAATCAATGAGTGCAATTACTATTTTAGGTTTCTTATTATTGTTGATAATGGTTATTTTCGGAGGTAAAAAAGGACTCATTTCTTTTTTCACTTTGTTTTTAAATTTTATCATTCTTGTAATAAGTATTCTTTTAATTATATATGGTGTGCCAATCTATCTTGTCACATTTATATTTTGCTTTATCATAGCCGCAATTAATTTATTTGTATTAAATAGTTACAATGTAAAAACACAAGCGGCTTTTCTAGGTACTTTAGTAACAATACTTATATTAATACTCATGATATACTTTTCAGTTGAGATGGGTCACTTACAAGGTTTTGCCACCGAACAGCAGGATGAAACATATGTGTATTCAATGAATATTGGTATTAATATGGTACAATTTATGGTATTTACAATTGTTCTTGCAGTGATAGCTGCAGTCATTGATTTAGCAATAACAATTAGTTCCCCTATGTATGAACTAAATGAGACTAATCCAAATTTAAATCAGCATCAATTATTTCAGTCTGGTATGCGTGTGGGTAGAGAGATATTAGCAACTTCTGCCAACACCATTTATTTAGCATTTTTCGGAGGACAATTAACTTTATTCTTCTGGTTCTTTAAATTAAAATATTCATTTGGACACATCATTAATTCGAAGATATTCACACAGGAATTTATAGCTATTTTACTTGGTGGTATCGCCGTTGCAATTAGCATTCCCATTACTGCATGGATTACAGCATTTATGATTAAACATGTCAGTCAGAAGAAGACTCTTACGAATCAACAAAATAAATAAAATAATCCCGTCGCCTTTAAATAATTATAAAGAGCGTTTATGATTAAACAATTTAACTTAATTATTATATGGCGATGGGATGTTTAATATTATTTTTAATGTATAAACCTAATTTAAAGTAATTGCATTTTTAATAAATATTCGTCATATTCTTTTTTATATTTGATAGTGTACGTAAATTCTTTAACCCATGAAAATATATCTTTCTCACATCTGTGTAACAACTTACTCACTTTTCTCCGACAACTTTTGCTCAACATTAACTTTCTATAATGCATCGCCAAAATAATATAGCAAATAGGTTTTTTCATATACTGTCTAACCATTAATCTTTTCACTCAGAAAGATTCAGTCATCTATGTACCTGCACAACTAGGTTAGGTTAATGGCTTCTATAATGAGCACAGTTTAAATATTCAATTAGCGCGCTTTCATAAACTTGATATTATCAAAACTTCACATCAATAGAAATTGAGTTGCGTAATATGATGTTAATATTTAAACCCTATCTATTAATCATTGATAAATTCCTTAATCCACGTATTCACTGCAGGCGCTATATTTTCACTGTCATTGATATCGAACCATTTCATGTCAGTAATTTCATGATCGGTTTCAACTTTTGACCAATCTATAGCTCGATTAACTTTAAATCCATTAAGTTCAGTCAACATATTAGGTTGTGGATAGGCTTCTCCGACAATAGTTCCAATAAATTCTAATTCATCTTTAGCTAATTCTAAGCGCAATTCTTCCTTCAATTCTCTCTGTAAAGCTTCCACAAGGCTCTCACCCTCATCAATTTTACCACCCGGGAAATAATACTTATCTCTATGTCGAACTTGTACAAGTAGTAACTGATGATTCTTTTCTTCAACCAAGCAAACACATTTAATCATTCATCAATTCACCCTTATTCATAATAAATATCTTCAATTTCATACTTATATTTAGTATTATGTTATCATAAATAAGTTACTACATGATTTAACTAAACTACATTTAATTGAAAATATGACAATTAACCATACATTCGAATATTTTAATCTTCAAAATAAGTATGGTATACGGAGGGAATCATAATTTATGGCTAAACAAGCAAACGCTTCACGTTTATCAAGATTATTCAATGTAGCAGGATTCATTGTAGATGGTTATAACGGAATTCGCTATAATGCTAAGAATAAACAACTTGTCTATTTATCATTAGGTCTAAGCGCACTTGGAACAATCATTGATTTTTACATTTCTATTAAATCTGCATCTAAACTTCGTAAGTTAAGTGCACTTGGATCATTTGCAATCAATGGGGTACGCTTATTCACAAGTTTTAAAAAAGTTAGAGATGAATATGACTATCACTAAACAAATTAAAACTGATAATTAAATTTTTTCAGAAAAAATAAGTTGCCAAACATTAAAATATATTCTTATGAGATGACTAGTTTTAAAAATATTGTTCTAATCATTTTTAAACTTTTTATCTTAAAGTAAGAGGTGGGGAGATGAATAGATTAAAAATTCTTCCTCACCTCTTTTTTATTTTAAACAAATTAAACAATTATAAAATAGTGTGACAAAGCATTGCATTTAATACTAAACACAAACACGGTTATATAGTACAAATTCTGAATAGTTATTAAAATTCTTGTAATTTTCATAAAAATGTTTATCATAAGTAATTAACAATTTATACAACTTATCTAATAATTTAAGTTTGAAATAAAGGAGAATTAATTATGATATACACAGTAACAACCACCCTTCCATTATCCCATGGTGGTAGAACTCAAGCTTTACTCAGACGAATTAAACTGTTAGATGAAGAATTTAAAATTCCAAGTAAAATTCTCACCACTAATTATCATGGTAATTATCCTAGTATTTATAAAAAATACAGACAAGAAAACAAAGTTACAGAAAATATACAATTCGAGAATATGTATGAATGGTTATCAAATTTCAAACTTTTTAAAGTCCCAAAAACATTGATTACTAGGAATCCAAAATACATTAAAACACCTAGAAAGATTAAAGGACTTATTGATAAGCAAGGAAAAAAGAGTGGTCTTATTCATTATTATAATAATGAATGTCATGTGAGATCTCGAAAGTATTATGGACAGTCTAATGTTCTTGAATATGAGGACTTCATTTCTCCCACATCAGGATTGAAATATGAGCGCCATCAATATAACTTATACGGCCAACTTCATAGAAAAGAATATTATTATGATGACTCTTCTTTAAAACATAGCGACGAATTATTTGATACTGAGGGCTCTATGTACTGCAAGAGATATTTCAAAACTAAACCAAACAGCAAAATTAATGGCGTAGAAATATATAGAAATAAAAAACTTTATAAGACCTTTAAAAATGATAAATTATTAGCTCAGTTTTATTTTCAGAATAGATTCAAAAATCAAGATATCGTCTTTAATGATGCTCGATTTTTAGATAAACCATTACTTAAACAAACGCACCAAACAAAAAATATTCTTGTTTTACATAGCTCGCATTTATCAGGGGACCAAATAAAAAAATCATATCGATTTGCTTTAAATCAATCAAAAAATGTTTATAAGTATATTGTTCTCACTCACCAACAAAAGCACGATATACAGCAACATTTCCATATAAGTGACGACCAATTCCAACTAGTACCACATTTTATCGAATTAGATACGGAGGTAGAACAAGATTCCTCAAACAATCAAAATCGCTTTATATATATAGGCCGTTTTAGCACAGAGAAACAGATTGATCATATTATTAGAGCTTATCACAAGTTTTTGCAAAGTGGTTACCAAACAGAATTACATTTATTTGGTAGAGATGAAGATAATCAAATTCCATTGATGAATACTTTGATTTCAGAATTAAAATTATCGGATAAAGTTAAAATATTTAAATATACCAATCAACCTTTACAAGAATTTAAGAATTCTAAAGCCTCTCTACTTACAAGTCAATATGAGGGATTTGGCTTAACACTTATGGAAAGTATAGAAATGGGGTGTCCAGTCCTATCTTATAACGTTCGTTACGGTCCAAGTGAAATTATTCAAAACGGGATAAATGGCTATCTCATTGAAAAAAATGATATTGATAGTTTATCAAAACATATGATTAACATCATTGAGCACCCACTACAAAAAGTGAAAAATAAAGACACTTTAAAATATAACGCCGCAGTGAATAATTACAAACAACTTATGCAAAGCTTAGACTTATTAAAATAGTCAAGTTTTCCGATATTATAAAGATTTGGTAGCATCTTTATAAAACTATAATTTTAAGCCCATTGATGATTCTTAATCCAATCATCAATGGGCTTAATTTGATAGTTATATATTGTTAAACAATTTTCTTAATGAATAAATTTGTAATTTCTCACTTGATAAGCTGGAATTGTTCTATATGTCATATTTCCAGGAGCTGCACTCCAGTTCATTTCTGAAACTAAAATACTTCCATCGCTATTCACGCGCTCTACAAACGCTACGTGACCATAGTAACCAGCGTCAGTTTGTGCAATTGAGCCTACTGTAGGACGATAATCAATAGTATATCCATCAGCAGCTGATGCATTGTCCCAATTATTTGCATTCCACCAGTATGTACTGATACCTTTTCCTATTTCAGCACGTCTATTAAATACGTGCCATGTGCATTGTCCCCAAGTATACAAGTTTTGATGGTTAAAAGTTGGTGAATAATAGCCACCGTTTGATCTAGTATTATTAGAAGATGAGCTACTAGAACTACCTCCAGGCACTTTTAACTTCTGTCCAGGATAGATAAAGAAATTAGTTAATCCATTTAATTGCATAATTTTTTGATACGTTGTCCCATATTTACTAGCAATTGCAGATAGTGAGTCTCCATACTTAACAGTATATGTTGCAGTACGACCACTAGACCCACTAGCTTTTGCACGACTGGAACTCGTCGCTTTACCAGAAACTTTCAACTTTTGTCCAGGGAAAATAAGATAGTTATTTAACCCATTAAGTTGCATGATTTTTTGATAAGTTGTACCGTATTTTGCAGCAATAGAAGATAATGAATCTCCAGCTTTAACTGTATAAACTGTGCCACTATTTGTTGACGTTGCTCTTGAAGATGAGCCTGATACTTTCAATACTTGATTAGGGAATATTAAATTGGAAGTCAATCCATTAAGTGATTTTAATTTAGCAATACTAATCCCATATTTGTGAGAAATTGACCATACAGATTCTCCACTTTTTACTGTATGCGTTGTTGCAGCTTGTGCATGAGTTGATGCCAATGCGCTAAGGGCAGTTGTTCCAATAATGGCAGTAATATATTTTTTTTGCACTTGAAATCCTCCTCTACTTTAGGTTTTGTTTATTCGCGTTTTAACAATACAAAGATATTATACTCTTTAATTATGTATAGCATGTTTGCTTTAGATGACATTCTGATTACAAATATTATTTTAAATAAAAAATAGGGCTACGCTCAAACATATTTGCATTTATCCAATTTAATACATTTTGCAGTCAATTACAATGTCTTTTTTATTACAATTATTATTAATATGGTTTCGCACCTTATATTTACAATTTCGAATGTAATGTTTTTTCTATTTTCAAATTAATATTAAATGGACAGACGCTTATTTCTAGGTTCTAAATGCAACATTTCGAATAAAAAAAGAAGTAGGAATAGAATTCGCTATGAATTCTTTATCCCACTTCAAAAAGGTAAAATGCCATGAAAGATATAGAAATATATCTTCAACTTAGTCATTGACTATAAAATTGTTTTGCAACCATCACATATAACTGGAATTCTAGACTAAAAATTTCTATATGGTGAATGTTGCGCTAAAACTTTATATTATTTTTTTGCCAACTCATTTTCGATTTCTTCGATTTCCTTTTTAGAAAGATCTACTGGTTTTTCACCGTCTTTAGTGTCTTCTTTTAATGCTTTTTGAGCTTCTTTTGAATGATAAA
Encoded proteins:
- a CDS encoding YibE/F family protein — its product is MSAITILGFLLLLIMVIFGGKKGLISFFTLFLNFIILVISILLIIYGVPIYLVTFIFCFIIAAINLFVLNSYNVKTQAAFLGTLVTILILILMIYFSVEMGHLQGFATEQQDETYVYSMNIGINMVQFMVFTIVLAVIAAVIDLAITISSPMYELNETNPNLNQHQLFQSGMRVGREILATSANTIYLAFFGGQLTLFFWFFKLKYSFGHIINSKIFTQEFIAILLGGIAVAISIPITAWITAFMIKHVSQKKTLTNQQNK
- a CDS encoding YibE/F family protein, producing MQSKNFFKTPFTWMMIIFSCLFLGTLIFTFFNDRFYNMPIGQITQITDIQSQKVTDEHKNKDIKYKEKITFKILNGEFKGQTTTIPHQYVKSQADSESFSKNDKVLLHISKNPKDATIIEKKRDTIVVIITGLFLLTVLVVGKKVGLQSILSLIVNTIAVMGAILIHDQYGAISLFFLMTCAIIISTSFTLLLVTGWHSRTLITIVSTLIGTFLCVGITEVIIKFTGGNGIKYETITFLTLPPKDVFLASVLIGTLGAVMDVSITIASGMYEILKRSPQISMKRWALAGRHIGQDIMGTMTNILLFSYLSGSLPMFLIYLKNANTITYTISMNWSLEVARALTGGIGIVLTIPITIALMELWFKLRGVNQ
- a CDS encoding NUDIX domain-containing protein, translated to MIKCVCLVEEKNHQLLLVQVRHRDKYYFPGGKIDEGESLVEALQRELKEELRLELAKDELEFIGTIVGEAYPQPNMLTELNGFKVNRAIDWSKVETDHEITDMKWFDINDSENIAPAVNTWIKEFIND
- a CDS encoding glycosyltransferase — its product is MIYTVTTTLPLSHGGRTQALLRRIKLLDEEFKIPSKILTTNYHGNYPSIYKKYRQENKVTENIQFENMYEWLSNFKLFKVPKTLITRNPKYIKTPRKIKGLIDKQGKKSGLIHYYNNECHVRSRKYYGQSNVLEYEDFISPTSGLKYERHQYNLYGQLHRKEYYYDDSSLKHSDELFDTEGSMYCKRYFKTKPNSKINGVEIYRNKKLYKTFKNDKLLAQFYFQNRFKNQDIVFNDARFLDKPLLKQTHQTKNILVLHSSHLSGDQIKKSYRFALNQSKNVYKYIVLTHQQKHDIQQHFHISDDQFQLVPHFIELDTEVEQDSSNNQNRFIYIGRFSTEKQIDHIIRAYHKFLQSGYQTELHLFGRDEDNQIPLMNTLISELKLSDKVKIFKYTNQPLQEFKNSKASLLTSQYEGFGLTLMESIEMGCPVLSYNVRYGPSEIIQNGINGYLIEKNDIDSLSKHMINIIEHPLQKVKNKDTLKYNAAVNNYKQLMQSLDLLK
- the gltC gene encoding glutamate biosynthesis transcriptional regulator GltC; the encoded protein is MDIKQLRYFVEVARREHISDAALELNIAQSAISRQITQLEKELGVTLFKRSGRNIILTVEGRQLLSQATQILELMDKTIHSFQQHVSHNQQTIYIGYEESDASQMILPLIQTFEQQSNSTMIPQLTKHDKLLDQILSNQLDLAITEFTPVLERETHLRVMPLFEENYYMYVPKSHPLAMTVHPPLSQFTNQSLYCLEPMTSSIKSKLIEKTKAQVRMISDMKLAQHILSHNKGFIISSQNSLLYDHVNWTKIPLNHTELKRMLCVVMRKDNKKNDINIAWNLICTLLNKSTIY
- the aae gene encoding autolysin/adhesin Aae, whose amino-acid sequence is MQKKYITAIIGTTALSALASTHAQAATTHTVKSGESVWSISHKYGISIAKLKSLNGLTSNLIFPNQVLKVSGSSSRATSTNSGTVYTVKAGDSLSSIAAKYGTTYQKIMQLNGLNNYLIFPGQKLKVSGKATSSSRAKASGSSGRTATYTVKYGDSLSAIASKYGTTYQKIMQLNGLTNFFIYPGQKLKVPGGSSSSSSSNNTRSNGGYYSPTFNHQNLYTWGQCTWHVFNRRAEIGKGISTYWWNANNWDNASAADGYTIDYRPTVGSIAQTDAGYYGHVAFVERVNSDGSILVSEMNWSAAPGNMTYRTIPAYQVRNYKFIH